The Punica granatum isolate Tunisia-2019 chromosome 4, ASM765513v2, whole genome shotgun sequence genome has a window encoding:
- the LOC116205753 gene encoding probable polyamine transporter At3g19553: MGEGGEGMVSDAKNPAKESSPKLTLFPLIALIFYEVSGGPFGIEDSVRAGGGPLLALLGFLIFPLFWCIPEALITAELSTTFPDNGGYVLWISSAFGPFWGFQEGLWKWLSGVIDNALYPVLFLDYLKHSFPIFNLLAARIPALLGITASLTFLNYRGLHIVGFSAVSLAVFSLAPFLVMGILAIPRIRPQKWFLVDFKRVDWRGYFNSMFWNLNYWDKASTLAGEVENPSKTFPKALFGAVVLVVGSYLVPLLAGTGTLDSPSEEWSDGYFAEVGFLIGGLWLKWWIQVAAASSNMGLFEAEMSGDAFQLLGMSEMGMLPSIFSSRSKYGTPTISILCSATGVICLSWMTFQEIIEFLNFLYSIGMILEFAAFVRLRVKKPDLHRPYRVPVGTIGATALCLPPTLLLVLVMCLASAKTFVVSGVVIVVGLVLYPIIVHAKERKWVRFETEPVLPSHIGGPTGQSDGSKVGKEVVDEAAIGLLSDSPQSELGQQMSDISSEILKLE; encoded by the exons ATGGGTGAAGGAGGAGAGGGAATGGTGAGTGATGCGAAGAACCCCGCAAAAGAAAGCAGTCCCAAACTGACCCTGTTCCCTCTAATTGCGCTAATCTTCTACGAGGTCTCGGGTGGCCCGTTCGGCATAGAGGACTCCGTCCGGGCAGGAGGCGGCCCTCTCTTGGCCCTGCTCGGTtttctcatcttccccttgtTCTGGTGCATCCCTGAGGCTCTGATAACAGCTGAACTCTCCACGACTTTCCCCGATAATGGAGGATATGTCCTGTGGATATCTTCAGCCTTTGGGCCTTTCTGGGGCTTCCAGGAGGGACTCTGGAAGTGGCTAAGTGGAGTCATCGATAATGCCCTCTACCCCGTTTTATTCCTCGATTACTTGAAGCATTCATTCCCGATATTTAACCTCCTAGCGGCTCGAATCCCGGCTCTTTTGGGCATCACAGCCTCACTTACTTTCTTGAACTACCGGGGCCTGCACATTGTCGGGTTTTCTGCAGTTTCCCTGGCGGTCTTCTCACTTGCGCCATTCCTCGTGATGGGAATCCTCGCAATTCCTCGGATTAGGCCCCAAAAATGGTTCCTAGTAGATTTTAAGAGGGTTGATTGGAGGGGATATTTCAATAGCATGTTTTGGAATTTGAACTACTGGGACAAGGCGAGTACATTAGCAGGGGAGGTCGAGAACCCAAGCAAGACATTTCCGAAGGCCTTGTTTGGTGCAGTGGTGCTGGTGGTAGGCTCGTACTTGGTCCCGCTCCTAGCAGGCACAGGAACCCTGGATTCACCATCCGAGGAGTGGAGTGATGGATACTTTGCAGAGGTTGGCTTCTTGATTGGAGGGTTGTGGCTTAAATGGTGGATCCAAGTGGCTGCTGCCTCATCGAACATGGGACTATTTGAGGCTGAGATGAGTGGGGATGCGTTCCAACTGCTCGGGATGAGCGAAATGGGAATGCTTCCTAGCATTTTCTCCTCAAG GTCAAAGTATGGAACCCCAACAATAAGCATACTGTGCTCCGCAACCGGAGTTATCTGCCTCTCATGGATGACTTTTCAGGAGATTATCGAGTTCCTCAACTTCCTCTACTCCATAGGAATGATTCTCGAGTTCGCAGCGTTCGTAAGGCTCCGAGTGAAGAAACCCGACCTTCACAGACCATACAGAGTCCCCGTAGGGACGATCGGGGCAACAGCTCTCTGCCTCCCTCCAACGTTGCTCCTTGTGCTTGTCATGTGTTTGGCTTCTGCAAAGACATTCGTAGTGAGCGGAGTGGTCATTGTTGTTGGTTTGGTTCTCTATCCGATTATAGTCCATGCAAAAGAGAGGAAATGGGTCAGATTTGAGACCGAACCCGTGCTGCCATCACATATTGGGGGTCCAACAGGTCAGTCCGATGGGTCGAAAGTAGGAAAGGAAGTGGTGGATGAGGCCGCCATCGGGCTTCTCTCAGACTCGCCTCAATCTGAGTTGGGACAACAAATGTCGGATATTTCATCAGAAATCTTGAAGTTGGAGTAG
- the LOC116204469 gene encoding uncharacterized protein LOC116204469 yields the protein MFPNQHCSRIDTFELKAQIVKKIGHQRAEKYFNHLKRLFSSKITKSEFDKLCVRTIGRETIPLHNQLIRSILRNACIAKDPPYKKLEGGKILAKDSNVHQRSSLKSLYGDAFPSSPRKGRSPVCRDRKFKDRPSPLGPLGKPQSMTSEELAASKQQSATELLSLGSRPPIEVASVEDGEEVEQIAGSPGVQSRSPVTAPLGVLVNLGGPHKTTPSTSLIGNSSHGEICQNSGFLSNTQSLRSLLMHKLDNEGLKVSLDCVNLLNNGLDSYLKRLIEPCLSFARSRQENNRSKQINFQAGSSTNRLVPAVPDYVHASTLDFRAAMEMNPQILGQYWSTHLERICSRTLDG from the coding sequence ATGTTTCCGAATCAGCACTGCTCTCGAATCGACACCTTTGAGTTGAAAGCTCAGATCGTCAAAAAGATCGGGCACCAAAGAGCAGAGAAGTACTTCAATCACCTTAAGAGACTCTTCAGTTCCAAGATTACCAAGTCAGAGTTTGATAAACTATGTGTCCGTACGATCGGGAGGGAAACGATTCCCCTCCACAATCAGCTCATTCGGTCCATACTGAGAAATGCCTGCATTGCTAAGGATCCCCCCTATAAAAAGCTTGAAGGGGGGAAGATCCTCGCAAAAGACTCTAATGTGCATCAGAGGAGCAGCCTCAAGTCTTTGTATGGGGACGCATTCCCCTCATCTCCTCGTAAAGGGAGGTCTCCGGTCTGTCGGGACCGGAAATTCAAGGACCGTCCAAGCCCTCTCGGACCACTGGGGAAACCCCAGAGCATGACATCAGAAGAATTGGCTGCTTCGAAGCAGCAAAGTGCAACGGAGTTGCTTTCTCTTGGAAGCAGGCCGCCAATTGAAGTTGCTTCGGTCGAGGATGGGGAAGAGGTTGAACAAATTGCAGGAAGCCCCGGAGTTCAGAGCCGAAGCCCTGTCACTGCACCCCTTGGCGTCTTAGTAAATCTCGGTGGGCCCCACAAGACTACCCCTAGCACTTCTCTCATCGGTAATTCTTCCCATGGAGAGATATGTCAGAACAGTGGCTTCCTATCCAATACTCAATCACTCAGAAGTTTGTTGATGCATAAGTTGGACAACGAAGGTCTCAAAGTCTCTCTCGACTGCGTGAATCTGTTGAACAACGGATTGGATTCCTACCTGAAGAGGTTGATTGAGCCGTGTCTCAGTTTTGCTCGGTCAAGGCAGGAAAACAACCGGTCAAAGCAAATAAACTTTCAGGCTGGATCCAGCACTAATCGGCTTGTACCAGCAGTACCGGACTATGTTCATGCATCCACTTTGGATTTCCGGGCAGCAATGGAGATGAACCCTCAGATTCTTGGGCAGTATTGGTCCACACACCTCGAGAGAATCTGTTCTCGTACTTTAGATGGATAG
- the LOC116204472 gene encoding uncharacterized protein LOC116204472: protein MAKAIIARTQGLLLSSLKQPKQARRTMSRFTGIEQQQEKSAEQVVSAVEGEDELQKLPLWVPHPRTGIYFPKGHESVMDDIPEGSASLAETYWLRSIDGVDKPDPNLCSHPAMS from the exons ATGGCAAAGGCCATCATTGCAAGAACACAGGGGCTGCTGCTCAG CTCATTGAAGCAGCCGAAGCAGGCCCGTAGAACTATGAGTAGATTCACTGGAATTGAGCAGCAGCAAGAAAAATCTGCAGAGCAAGTAGTCAGCGCCGTTGAAGGAGAAGATGAGCTGCAAAAACTGCCACTGTGGGTACCTCATCCGAGGACAGGGATATACTTCCCGAAAGGGCACGAGAGTGTCATGGACGATATTCCCGAGGGCTCGGCTTCACTTGCTGAGACATACTGGCTTAGGAGCATTGACGGAGTGGACAAACCTGACCCCAATCTATGTTCTCACCCTGCTATGTCATAA
- the LOC116204471 gene encoding uncharacterized protein LOC116204471, which translates to MAISLGAFTALVAPETPSLAYSSASPYSLRLAVPARAAGRVAIVRAVTSAEASKPATGKRPPRGIMKPRRVTPEMQALVGVPEIPRTQALKHIWAHIKENNLQDPENKKIIICDEKLKKIFDGRDRVGFLEIAGLISRHFL; encoded by the exons ATGGCGATTTCTCTCGGCGCTTTCACCGCTCTCGTGGCCCCCGAAACGCCGTCGCTGGCCTACTCTTCGGCTTCTCCCTATTCTCTGAGGCTCGCCGTGCCTGCTCGGGCCGCAGGGCGCGTGGCAATCGTCCGGGCCGTGACCTCGGCCGAGGCCTCGAAGCCGGCCACGGGGAAGCGCCCGCCCCGCGGCATCATGAAGCCCCGCCGTGTCACCCCCGAAATGCAAGCCCTAGTCGGAGTCCCCGAGATTCCCCGCACTCAGGCCCTGAAACATATCTGGGCCCACATTAAGGAGAACAACCTCCAG GACCCGGAGAACAAGAAGATCATAATCTGTGATGAGAAGCTGAAGAAGATATTCGATGGGAGGGACAGGGTCGGGTTTCTCGAGATTGCAGGGTTAATCAGCCGCCACTTCCTCTGA
- the LOC116206153 gene encoding classical arabinogalactan protein 9 — translation MDPKPLLLLLGIICIAFAGAGAQSPPTSSPPATPAPPTPTSSAPPPTTQPPPVTTPPASSPPPASTAPPPATTSPPPASTPPPATPPPVSSPPPATPPPATPPPATPPPANSPPPASPPPATPPPASPPPATPPPASPPPPATPPPAVPPPAPLASPPAAVPAPAPAKKPTTPAPSPALLSPPAPPTEAPAPSLTTGAPGPAQSDQSGAERIGSVQKMIGSLALGGALLYLLH, via the exons ATGGATCCCAAGCCCCTGCTCCTGCTGCTGGGGATCATCTGCATTGCCTTCGCCGGCGCCGGGGCTCAGTCCCCACCCACTTCCTCCCCTCCCGCCACTCCTGCTCCTCCCACCCCGACCTCCTCCGCTCCTCCTCCCACCACCCAACCTCCCCCAGTAACCACCCCTCCCGCATCGTCCCCGCCGCCCGCTTCCACCGCTCCCCCTCCCGCCACGACCTCCCCTCCTCCCGCCTCAACTCCTCCCCCAGCCACCCCTCCGCCCGTCTCCTCCCCTCCTCCGGCGACCCCTCCCCCTGCCACTCCGCCCCCTGCCACCCCGCCCCCGGCCAACTCACCTCCCCCGGCATCCCCTCCCCCAGCTACACCACCGCCGGCGTCGCCTCCCCCTGCCACCCCACCTCCGGCCTCTCCTCCACCACCGGCAACTCCTCCTCCGGCTGTCCCACCGCCTGCTCCTCTCGCATCCCCTCCGGCGGCCGTCCCCGCTCCCGCGCCAGCGAAAAAGCCGACGACCCCTGCTCCGTCACCGGCATTGCTGAGCCCGCCAGCGCCTCCGACCGAGGCTCCGGCACCCAGCTTGACCACCGGCGCCCCGGGTCCAGCACAGTCAGATCAG AGTGGAGCAGAGAGGATCGGGTCGGTGCAGAAGATGATCGGAAGCTTGGCATTGGGAGGGGCTCTCCTCTATCTCCTGCATTAG